A single Haloglycomyces albus DSM 45210 DNA region contains:
- a CDS encoding VOC family protein — MKIGKKGIVFDTADLGAESTFWAGLLGGTVEATDDWHTLVTEDDWYLAFQLAPDHVPPEWPNGTLQQIHLDLWVDDPETAHAEVMALGATVLKEVEDLGEPDVFQVYADPAGHPFCLCWSK, encoded by the coding sequence ATGAAGATTGGTAAAAAAGGAATCGTATTCGACACGGCGGACCTGGGCGCCGAGAGCACATTCTGGGCCGGGCTGCTGGGCGGCACCGTCGAAGCTACCGACGACTGGCACACCCTCGTCACCGAGGACGACTGGTATCTAGCCTTCCAGCTCGCCCCCGACCACGTCCCGCCCGAATGGCCCAACGGGACACTGCAACAGATCCACCTCGACCTCTGGGTCGACGATCCAGAGACAGCCCACGCGGAAGTCATGGCTTTGGGTGCGACAGTGCTGAAAGAAGTCGAAGACCTCGGCGAGCCGGACGTCTTTCAGGTCTATGCCGATCCCGCCGGGCATCCGTTCTGCCTCTGTTGGTCTAAATAG
- a CDS encoding 2OG-Fe(II) oxygenase, whose protein sequence is MDTNTGNSGTPTPTHTLFDITTAPELARDQIVSLAAGTASALQVKEFFTPQECAAIIERLEHCELGSYDEQVVVPRIMKLGPAAFDYYLGGSLAAEYWDHAKQSNETRGTLLDGSDPLDAALDRIGKAWGSAVEPARVDGQALFSGMIREINQGARIHFDEIVREFPGVMDEEPLVQLAFNCHLAMPDSGGEAVVYRRRWTPGDEDHRDGYGYAPSLMEDYPVSSVRPSVGDAVFFDPRNYHKVEPNQGDGRRVTLSFFVGINANGRLIAWS, encoded by the coding sequence ATGGATACGAACACCGGTAACTCCGGAACTCCCACCCCTACCCACACTCTCTTCGACATCACGACCGCCCCCGAACTCGCTCGTGACCAGATCGTCAGCCTTGCCGCCGGGACGGCATCGGCGCTACAAGTAAAGGAATTCTTCACCCCGCAGGAGTGCGCCGCGATCATCGAGCGCCTCGAGCACTGCGAACTCGGCTCGTACGACGAACAGGTCGTGGTACCTCGGATCATGAAACTCGGTCCGGCGGCGTTCGATTACTACCTGGGCGGTTCCCTGGCCGCCGAATACTGGGATCACGCGAAGCAGTCGAATGAAACGCGGGGCACCCTCCTCGACGGCTCCGACCCCTTGGACGCCGCCCTCGACCGTATCGGGAAGGCCTGGGGCAGTGCGGTCGAGCCGGCCAGGGTCGACGGACAAGCGCTGTTCTCCGGCATGATTCGCGAAATCAATCAGGGCGCGCGGATTCACTTCGATGAGATCGTCCGGGAGTTCCCCGGCGTCATGGACGAGGAGCCGCTCGTCCAACTGGCCTTCAACTGCCACTTGGCAATGCCGGACAGCGGAGGCGAAGCGGTCGTGTACCGGAGGCGCTGGACTCCAGGCGATGAGGACCATCGCGACGGCTACGGTTACGCGCCTTCTCTGATGGAGGACTATCCCGTTTCGTCGGTTCGTCCCTCGGTGGGCGACGCGGTGTTCTTCGATCCACGCAACTACCATAAGGTGGAGCCGAACCAGGGCGACGGTCGTCGAGTGACGCTGTCGTTCTTCGTCGGCATCAATGCAAACGGTCGACTCATAGCGTGGTCATGA
- a CDS encoding MarR family winged helix-turn-helix transcriptional regulator has protein sequence MTTSDVQRSELLFKLGMSYQLLLAEFVSRMNEAGYGDLRPIHGYTFQILKDGGMTSSDLAQKLGITKQGSGQIVDYLAQRGYVERRPHPGGGRRKLIFVTDRGWEHLRTAGRLLHELEAELAQHVGTSAMTELRAQLDTLLDTLGDDGTQPFRPG, from the coding sequence ATGACCACCTCCGACGTTCAACGATCCGAACTGCTCTTCAAACTTGGAATGTCGTATCAGCTCCTTCTAGCCGAGTTCGTGTCGCGTATGAACGAAGCGGGATACGGCGACCTCCGCCCCATCCACGGCTACACCTTTCAGATCCTCAAAGACGGCGGCATGACCAGCAGTGACTTGGCACAGAAGCTGGGCATCACCAAACAAGGCTCCGGACAGATCGTCGACTATCTCGCGCAACGCGGATACGTGGAGCGTCGCCCACATCCAGGTGGAGGCCGCCGTAAGCTGATCTTTGTGACCGACCGGGGATGGGAGCACCTGCGGACCGCCGGGCGCCTACTCCATGAGCTGGAGGCCGAACTCGCTCAACACGTCGGAACCAGCGCGATGACAGAATTGCGCGCGCAACTCGACACGCTCCTGGACACCCTTGGCGACGACGGCACACAGCCGTTTCGCCCAGGCTGA
- a CDS encoding prephenate dehydrogenase has product MRVAVCGLGLIGGSIVKALADSPHEVIAYDPNPWTLRSADSYATTTPDLVGLFDSDLLVVAVPYPHLQTTLEDVAAGGYQGIVTDTGSIKGQPWQWARGRSRYVGSHPMAGKERSGWEAAEKGLFHGRTWVSCLEESTDLDDWTAVTRLALDLGSRVVPLSSAHHDAAVARISHVEHVVAAAVAHLAADPVSQTLAAGSYRDTTRVVASPAQLFDGMVQGNTERLRDEVDRLSGFLSHVSAGLTDDVAERAAVTEWFERAQDSQRRYAQADLETGTMHLHHADLLNLGKQGGWIQYIDKNMVATTKTPHISS; this is encoded by the coding sequence ATGCGCGTCGCTGTCTGCGGATTGGGACTCATCGGCGGGTCGATCGTCAAGGCGCTCGCCGACTCACCGCACGAGGTCATCGCTTACGACCCGAATCCGTGGACGCTACGATCGGCTGATTCGTATGCCACGACCACTCCCGACCTGGTAGGCCTGTTCGACTCGGACCTACTGGTGGTGGCCGTACCCTATCCCCATTTGCAAACGACGCTCGAGGACGTGGCGGCCGGCGGTTATCAGGGCATCGTCACCGATACCGGCTCGATCAAAGGACAACCGTGGCAGTGGGCGCGCGGCCGATCCCGCTACGTCGGATCGCACCCCATGGCCGGCAAGGAACGCTCCGGCTGGGAAGCGGCCGAGAAAGGACTGTTCCACGGTCGTACCTGGGTGTCGTGCCTGGAGGAATCCACCGATCTCGACGATTGGACGGCGGTTACCCGCCTGGCACTGGATCTCGGGAGTCGCGTCGTCCCTTTGAGCAGCGCGCACCATGATGCCGCCGTGGCGCGCATCTCCCACGTCGAACACGTGGTCGCCGCCGCCGTTGCACACCTCGCCGCCGATCCCGTCTCACAGACTCTGGCCGCGGGTTCGTATCGCGATACCACTCGCGTTGTGGCCAGCCCGGCGCAGCTGTTCGACGGGATGGTGCAGGGCAATACCGAACGTCTGCGTGACGAGGTCGATCGGCTGTCCGGCTTCCTCTCTCACGTCTCGGCGGGATTGACCGACGACGTGGCCGAACGAGCCGCCGTCACCGAGTGGTTCGAAAGAGCCCAGGACAGCCAACGCCGCTACGCTCAGGCGGACCTGGAAACCGGCACAATGCATCTCCACCACGCTGACCTGCTTAATCTTGGAAAACAGGGCGGATGGATTCAATATATCGACAAAAATATGGTGGCGACCACTAAAACCCCTCATATATCGTCATGA
- a CDS encoding M20 metallopeptidase family protein, with translation MSFRDDARGLQDELVDLRRRLHREPEVGLNLPRTQEKVLQSISDLPLNISLGNDLSSVTAVLKGNQPGPTVLLRGDMDALPVTERTGASYAASSDRMHACGHDLHTAMLSGAARLLAEKVDSLRGDVIFMFQPGEEGYDGAGHMLREGVLDATGDKPVAAYALHVTSAIIPGGLFVTRHGPIMSASDEMYVTVRGAGGHGSMPHLARDPMPGACEMVLALQSMVTRRFDIHDPVVLTVGSFHGGTASNVITDEVTFKATIRTYSKAARATAKDECARVIKNLAAAHGLSVDFDYDENYPVTVNSDSEADFVANSVRENLGEERFHWSPHPFPGSEDFSRVIGEVPGAFTMLGAVPQGADPMKAPNNHSPLAEFDDSVLSDGAATYAQLAFERLEREPADHHVSSSAH, from the coding sequence ATGTCGTTCCGTGACGACGCCCGTGGACTGCAGGATGAACTCGTCGACCTACGACGCCGCCTCCACCGGGAACCGGAGGTAGGTCTCAACCTGCCACGTACGCAAGAAAAGGTTCTCCAATCGATCTCAGACCTCCCCTTGAACATCAGTCTGGGCAACGATCTGAGCTCGGTAACCGCCGTCCTCAAAGGTAACCAACCGGGACCAACGGTTCTACTGCGCGGAGACATGGACGCCCTACCGGTCACGGAACGAACCGGAGCCTCCTACGCCGCTTCTTCCGACAGAATGCACGCCTGTGGGCACGACCTGCACACCGCGATGCTGTCCGGAGCGGCACGGCTTCTCGCCGAAAAGGTCGATTCCCTGCGCGGCGACGTGATCTTCATGTTCCAGCCCGGAGAAGAAGGTTACGACGGTGCCGGACACATGTTGCGAGAAGGAGTACTCGACGCCACCGGCGATAAACCGGTCGCAGCCTATGCGCTGCACGTCACCAGCGCCATCATCCCCGGCGGTCTCTTCGTCACCCGTCACGGCCCCATCATGTCGGCCTCCGACGAGATGTATGTGACGGTACGAGGCGCAGGCGGCCACGGCTCCATGCCGCACCTCGCCCGCGACCCCATGCCGGGCGCCTGCGAAATGGTCCTCGCACTACAAAGCATGGTGACCCGACGATTCGACATACACGACCCCGTCGTCCTCACCGTCGGAAGCTTCCACGGCGGTACGGCGAGTAACGTCATCACCGACGAGGTCACCTTCAAGGCGACGATCCGCACCTATTCCAAGGCGGCGCGTGCCACCGCAAAGGACGAATGCGCTCGCGTCATCAAGAACCTGGCCGCGGCACACGGACTCAGCGTGGACTTCGACTACGACGAAAACTACCCCGTCACGGTCAATTCCGATTCAGAAGCCGACTTTGTCGCCAACAGTGTCAGGGAGAACCTCGGAGAGGAACGGTTCCACTGGTCACCACACCCGTTCCCCGGGTCGGAAGATTTCTCTCGAGTCATCGGTGAGGTGCCGGGGGCCTTCACCATGCTCGGCGCGGTACCTCAAGGTGCTGATCCGATGAAGGCTCCCAACAACCATTCGCCGCTCGCCGAATTCGACGATTCGGTTCTCTCCGACGGAGCGGCGACCTACGCGCAACTCGCATTCGAGCGCTTGGAACGGGAACCGGCGGATCATCACGTCTCGAGTTCCGCCCATTAA
- a CDS encoding Lrp/AsnC family transcriptional regulator → MATYSQEIAMLDEIELEIVNAVQINPRASWTLIGSVLGIDPVTAARRWKRLTDSGLAWTTVYPSSDALKSVLVAYIEVECVAGSADTVARQLIDDPKVASIDHITGSADVIVTVFTSDLGDLSRILLETLGTIDGVKATRAHVGTSVHVEGSQWKLRSLSADQQDRLRSKLPRVPGVVPRSIDRRDEPLLSELQKDARTSYSSLAEVMGSSVSTVRRRLDSLIGAQKLIFRCEIAQPLSGWPVSATLWCRVPPARVDLVASQVAALPEARLCSVVTGGPANLLLSVWLRSVSDTHYLQTALTERFTELEVLSSGLTLRQVKRIGRVLDKKQHAVGIVPLRIWTD, encoded by the coding sequence ATGGCGACGTATTCGCAGGAAATTGCCATGCTGGACGAGATTGAGTTGGAAATCGTCAACGCCGTCCAGATTAATCCGCGTGCGTCGTGGACCCTGATCGGATCTGTTTTGGGGATCGACCCCGTTACCGCAGCGCGTCGGTGGAAACGGTTGACGGATTCCGGACTGGCGTGGACGACCGTTTACCCCAGTTCAGACGCACTCAAGTCGGTGCTGGTGGCCTATATAGAGGTAGAATGCGTCGCCGGTTCGGCGGATACGGTGGCCCGGCAGTTGATCGACGATCCCAAAGTCGCGTCGATCGATCACATAACCGGCTCGGCGGATGTGATCGTGACGGTATTTACCAGCGATCTTGGCGATCTCTCTCGTATTCTTCTTGAAACCCTGGGGACCATCGACGGTGTGAAAGCGACTCGGGCACATGTCGGTACCAGTGTTCACGTCGAGGGGAGTCAGTGGAAACTGCGCTCGCTCAGTGCTGATCAGCAGGATCGGCTTCGATCGAAACTACCGCGAGTGCCCGGGGTTGTGCCTCGCTCTATTGATAGACGGGATGAACCGCTGCTCAGCGAGCTTCAAAAGGACGCGCGAACCTCCTACAGCAGCTTGGCGGAGGTGATGGGCTCTAGTGTCAGTACCGTACGTCGGCGACTGGACTCGCTGATCGGTGCACAGAAGCTGATCTTCCGTTGCGAGATCGCGCAACCGCTGTCGGGGTGGCCGGTGAGCGCGACGTTGTGGTGCCGAGTCCCGCCGGCACGGGTTGACCTTGTTGCGTCGCAGGTGGCGGCCTTGCCGGAGGCACGACTGTGCTCGGTGGTGACGGGTGGCCCCGCGAATCTGTTGTTGTCGGTGTGGTTGCGCTCGGTTTCCGACACGCATTATCTACAGACGGCCTTGACCGAACGTTTTACTGAGCTCGAAGTGCTCAGCAGTGGGCTCACATTGCGTCAAGTCAAACGCATCGGACGCGTCCTGGATAAAAAGCAACATGCGGTCGGTATTGTGCCGCTTCGCATCTGGACGGATTGA
- a CDS encoding lectin-like domain-containing protein, with amino-acid sequence MKRLMLLGASSIMIASGILTAPAAQAQSGGGIPESLADGKEDFHNAAVYDDNLVVHGDACLTAATETDPDSAIPACGDDLIGPVPRIGKEPGYLMLTDQGNNRRGSIIHNDPIPAEQGIEVTFAQWQYSDEGADGISFFLTDGDTDVEDVGGYGGSLGYAPLVGNPGIEGGFLGLGLDAWGNFSADSEGRGEGCPAEYQAPDHLSDTSGRAPENIALRGPGDGLEGYCLLDTTATDEVVGEEGDTTLYGSTLPHMVGDFTRDIAKRLVRLTVSGHDNPEVTVDMDFLDGNGWVRALEATVPFEAPDSYKYGFAASTGAMTDVHLIRHLRIDAYN; translated from the coding sequence GTGAAGCGTTTGATGCTTTTGGGCGCCAGTTCAATCATGATCGCGTCGGGAATACTCACCGCACCTGCGGCTCAGGCTCAATCGGGCGGCGGAATCCCCGAAAGCCTCGCCGACGGAAAAGAGGACTTTCACAACGCGGCCGTATACGACGACAACCTGGTCGTCCACGGCGACGCCTGTCTCACCGCCGCCACGGAAACCGACCCCGACTCCGCCATACCCGCCTGCGGGGACGACCTGATAGGACCGGTTCCTCGTATCGGCAAGGAACCCGGATATTTGATGCTGACCGACCAGGGCAACAACCGCCGTGGTTCGATTATCCACAATGACCCGATTCCTGCTGAACAGGGAATCGAAGTGACCTTCGCGCAATGGCAGTACAGCGACGAAGGCGCCGACGGCATTTCGTTCTTCCTGACCGACGGTGACACCGATGTGGAGGACGTCGGCGGTTACGGCGGCAGCCTCGGCTATGCGCCGCTGGTGGGCAATCCCGGTATCGAAGGCGGCTTCCTCGGCCTGGGACTCGACGCCTGGGGGAACTTCTCGGCCGACTCCGAAGGTCGCGGCGAAGGCTGCCCGGCCGAATATCAGGCTCCCGACCACCTGTCCGACACCAGTGGACGGGCACCGGAGAACATCGCTCTACGTGGCCCGGGTGACGGACTCGAGGGGTACTGCCTGCTGGACACCACCGCGACCGACGAGGTCGTCGGAGAGGAAGGCGACACCACGCTCTACGGATCGACCCTGCCGCACATGGTGGGGGACTTTACCCGTGACATCGCCAAACGTCTCGTGCGCCTGACCGTCAGCGGCCACGACAATCCGGAGGTCACTGTGGACATGGACTTCCTGGACGGGAACGGCTGGGTGCGCGCACTCGAAGCCACCGTGCCGTTCGAGGCTCCCGACAGTTACAAGTACGGCTTCGCGGCCTCCACCGGTGCGATGACGGATGTGCACCTCATCCGCCACCTGCGCATCGACGCGTACAACTAG
- a CDS encoding LysE family translocator — translation MTAYFTFAGIMFLGVASPGPDFAVVVRNCVSGGRRSGLWTAVGIAAGVFVWVTITAFGLSALLAASPTAFAAIRYAGAAYLAYLGITAIIAAFKPPGSSEEAAPSARFGPWQSLRSGLLCNLLSPKAAVFFVALIPQFIATDSGMWQAGVLAVLASTITVVWFLTLAGLVGVLRPVLVRPGVNAAVNVVTGLILIGIAGAVALGY, via the coding sequence ATGACAGCTTATTTTACTTTTGCGGGAATTATGTTCCTGGGCGTCGCCTCTCCTGGACCCGATTTCGCCGTCGTCGTGCGAAATTGTGTTTCAGGTGGGCGCCGCAGTGGTTTGTGGACGGCCGTCGGCATCGCCGCCGGAGTGTTCGTATGGGTCACCATCACGGCCTTCGGACTGTCAGCGTTGCTAGCGGCGTCCCCAACCGCTTTCGCGGCGATTCGCTATGCCGGGGCGGCGTATCTCGCCTACCTCGGTATCACCGCGATCATCGCCGCGTTCAAACCACCGGGTTCCTCCGAGGAAGCGGCCCCTTCTGCTCGATTCGGCCCGTGGCAGTCCTTGCGCAGCGGATTGTTGTGCAATCTGCTCAGTCCCAAAGCCGCCGTCTTCTTCGTTGCGTTGATTCCCCAGTTCATTGCCACGGACAGCGGGATGTGGCAAGCTGGTGTGCTCGCCGTTCTGGCGAGCACGATCACGGTCGTGTGGTTCCTTACCTTGGCTGGTTTGGTGGGTGTGCTGCGTCCGGTGTTGGTTCGGCCGGGTGTCAATGCCGCGGTTAATGTCGTTACGGGTCTTATTTTGATTGGGATCGCCGGTGCCGTGGCTTTGGGTTATTGA
- a CDS encoding carboxymuconolactone decarboxylase family protein, producing MTFYEHTYETAPEGAVKRMKGVERQLGFVPAAVARMATAPATLEGFQTMSALFETVSLEPIEREVVIMTVAVRYECRLCIAMHSAKLTKLEASDELIGALRNGNPLDDPRLEALRHFTLNAIDNHGHVDEPTMVAFDDHGYTPQQALEVVLGIAAYTLSTFANRMTDAPIDEPLRAFA from the coding sequence ATGACGTTTTACGAACACACGTATGAAACCGCTCCCGAGGGTGCCGTGAAACGTATGAAGGGCGTTGAACGACAGCTGGGCTTCGTCCCCGCCGCGGTAGCCCGAATGGCGACCGCTCCCGCCACTCTGGAAGGTTTTCAGACGATGAGTGCCTTGTTCGAAACCGTTTCACTGGAACCGATAGAACGCGAAGTCGTCATAATGACCGTCGCAGTCCGGTACGAATGCCGACTGTGCATCGCCATGCATTCGGCCAAACTGACAAAGCTCGAGGCAAGCGACGAATTGATCGGAGCGCTCCGGAACGGAAACCCGTTGGACGACCCACGCCTGGAGGCACTCCGCCACTTCACCCTCAACGCGATCGACAACCATGGACACGTCGACGAACCGACCATGGTGGCGTTCGACGACCACGGCTATACCCCACAACAGGCACTGGAAGTCGTCCTCGGAATCGCAGCATATACTCTCTCGACCTTTGCTAACCGCATGACCGACGCACCAATCGACGAACCCTTGCGGGCCTTCGCCTAA
- a CDS encoding GroES family chaperonin gives MNAEPLDSVSGLPIQLLHDRLLVREDPDSERRSSGGIVIPATASVGQRLGWAEAVAVGPLVHAVQAGDRVLFDPAEKAEVDLGGKSYILLRERDIHAVASKRVDDEGTGLYL, from the coding sequence GTGAATGCCGAACCACTAGATTCCGTATCCGGTCTACCCATCCAACTCCTGCACGACCGGCTGCTTGTCCGCGAAGACCCCGATAGCGAACGTCGTTCCAGCGGCGGCATCGTCATCCCCGCGACCGCATCGGTCGGACAACGCCTCGGCTGGGCCGAAGCCGTAGCCGTCGGTCCCTTGGTGCACGCCGTTCAAGCCGGAGACCGCGTCCTGTTCGACCCCGCCGAAAAAGCCGAAGTCGATCTCGGCGGGAAGAGCTATATACTGCTGCGGGAACGCGATATTCACGCAGTCGCCTCCAAACGGGTCGACGACGAGGGAACGGGTCTGTACTTGTAA
- a CDS encoding DUF885 domain-containing protein, whose product MSKIDTIADQFVADYVASHPTEATFLGDNTNDDKWDDFSPAGREAEIEKVRTFIADLEAVEPADERERAAKEAILERVKLQVECHEAGDAHLELNVIGSPLHGVRMIFDLMPQEGETQVRNIAKRLQAVPEAVAGIIETFRAEAAAGRIAAHLQVTEVARHCDNWNGANGDDFWEGLLGRLTVNGKAPTGELKEELEAGANAARQATADFATFLREELAPHAPKKDAAGRERYQRASRYFIGESIDLDETYQWAWGELARIEAEMDATADRIKPGGTVDEAIAHLDQDPEQNVQDKYEFREWMQELADGIVADMADKHFDIPEPIRAIECMIAPTEDGAIYYTGPTEDFSRPGRMWWSVPGSQTNFSKWREKTTVYHEGVPGHHLQIGQTVYRSELLNRFQRTLMFSSGHAEGWALYAERLMKELGYYDDDPAGKLGMLDGQAMRAARVIVDIGLHCEMTIPEDNPFGWRPGEQWDADKMFEFMRAHCRDDEGRLRFECNRYLGWPGQAPSYKVGERLWMKARADYEARKGADFSLRQFHTDALNLGSMGLGPFADALKRL is encoded by the coding sequence ATGAGCAAAATCGATACCATCGCCGATCAATTCGTCGCCGATTACGTCGCCTCCCACCCGACGGAGGCCACCTTCCTCGGGGACAACACCAATGACGACAAGTGGGACGACTTCTCCCCCGCCGGTCGCGAAGCCGAAATCGAGAAGGTTCGCACCTTCATCGCCGACCTGGAAGCCGTCGAGCCCGCCGACGAACGCGAGCGCGCGGCCAAAGAAGCCATCCTGGAGCGCGTCAAGCTGCAGGTCGAATGCCACGAAGCCGGGGACGCCCATCTGGAATTGAACGTGATCGGGTCCCCCCTCCACGGTGTGCGGATGATCTTCGATCTCATGCCGCAGGAGGGCGAAACCCAGGTTCGCAATATCGCCAAGCGTCTACAGGCCGTTCCCGAGGCCGTCGCCGGGATCATCGAGACCTTCCGCGCCGAGGCCGCCGCCGGACGCATCGCCGCCCACCTCCAGGTCACCGAGGTCGCTCGGCACTGTGACAACTGGAACGGCGCCAACGGCGACGATTTCTGGGAGGGCCTGCTCGGCCGCCTGACGGTCAACGGTAAGGCCCCCACCGGTGAACTCAAAGAAGAGTTGGAAGCCGGAGCAAACGCCGCTCGCCAGGCCACCGCCGATTTCGCGACGTTCCTACGTGAGGAACTGGCCCCGCACGCTCCGAAGAAGGACGCGGCCGGGCGGGAGCGCTACCAGCGCGCCTCACGCTACTTCATCGGTGAGTCCATCGACCTGGACGAGACGTACCAATGGGCTTGGGGCGAACTGGCCCGCATCGAAGCCGAAATGGACGCCACCGCCGACCGCATCAAACCCGGTGGCACCGTCGACGAGGCGATCGCCCATCTCGACCAGGACCCCGAGCAGAACGTTCAGGACAAATACGAGTTCCGTGAGTGGATGCAGGAATTGGCCGACGGAATCGTCGCCGACATGGCCGATAAGCACTTCGACATCCCCGAGCCGATTCGCGCCATCGAATGCATGATCGCCCCGACTGAGGACGGTGCCATCTACTACACGGGCCCGACCGAGGACTTCAGCCGTCCGGGTCGCATGTGGTGGTCGGTGCCGGGGTCGCAGACGAATTTCTCGAAGTGGCGGGAGAAGACCACCGTTTACCACGAAGGTGTACCCGGTCACCACCTGCAGATCGGTCAGACCGTCTACCGCAGCGAATTGCTGAACCGCTTCCAGCGCACGCTCATGTTCAGCTCCGGCCACGCCGAAGGCTGGGCGCTATACGCCGAACGCCTCATGAAGGAGCTGGGTTATTACGACGACGACCCAGCCGGCAAGCTCGGGATGCTCGACGGTCAAGCCATGCGCGCCGCACGCGTCATCGTCGACATCGGTCTGCACTGTGAGATGACGATTCCCGAGGACAACCCCTTCGGATGGCGTCCGGGCGAGCAGTGGGACGCCGACAAGATGTTCGAGTTCATGCGCGCGCACTGCCGTGACGATGAGGGCCGCCTGCGGTTCGAGTGCAACCGTTACTTGGGTTGGCCCGGTCAGGCACCGTCGTACAAGGTCGGCGAGCGCCTGTGGATGAAGGCCCGTGCCGATTACGAGGCCCGCAAGGGTGCCGACTTCAGCCTGCGCCAGTTCCACACCGACGCGCTCAACCTTGGTTCGATGGGTCTGGGACCCTTCGCCGACGCGTTGAAACGTCTGTAG
- a CDS encoding GNAT family N-acetyltransferase — protein sequence MSSTIWYLETRSPEHVRPKERPDAEAVVRQSRIPVPELNRFCYITVGSDWQWTDRLAWSDAEWREFATDGNVETWLLHVSGTPAGYCEMDGRIPGEVEIASFGLFPAFRRRRLGGWFLGECLSEAWRFSARGEGRPRTERVWLHTCSEDDPHAMSNYQARGMRWYRTETTELCRAARERTPLGSRPRFAAPTDYRRLR from the coding sequence ATGTCATCCACAATCTGGTACCTGGAAACGCGGTCTCCCGAACACGTTCGGCCCAAGGAACGGCCGGACGCGGAGGCGGTGGTGCGGCAGAGCCGCATTCCCGTTCCGGAGTTGAACCGTTTCTGCTACATCACGGTCGGCTCCGACTGGCAGTGGACGGATCGCCTGGCCTGGTCGGACGCCGAATGGAGGGAATTCGCCACCGACGGCAATGTGGAGACCTGGTTGCTACACGTCAGCGGAACTCCGGCCGGCTACTGCGAAATGGACGGCAGAATTCCCGGCGAGGTGGAGATAGCCTCGTTCGGACTGTTCCCCGCCTTTCGACGTCGCCGACTCGGTGGCTGGTTTCTCGGTGAATGCCTGTCGGAGGCGTGGAGGTTCTCCGCACGCGGCGAGGGCCGCCCTCGGACCGAACGCGTATGGCTACACACGTGTTCGGAGGACGACCCTCATGCGATGAGCAACTACCAGGCACGTGGAATGCGCTGGTATAGAACCGAAACAACCGAATTATGCAGAGCGGCTCGGGAACGGACGCCTCTC
- a CDS encoding VOC family protein: MTKMFINLPVADLDASKEFYQKLGWDINPMFTDDNAACIVIKEDQLHLMLLKPEFFKMFTKRTISDTQSTIGATYALALDSKEEVNDITGKALQNGATEEIDEDRRKMEEEAGMYGRTFIDPNGFQWELFYMPTPTQ; encoded by the coding sequence ATGACCAAGATGTTCATCAATCTTCCCGTCGCCGACCTGGACGCGTCCAAGGAGTTCTATCAAAAGCTCGGCTGGGACATCAACCCCATGTTCACCGATGACAATGCCGCGTGCATCGTCATCAAGGAAGACCAGCTCCACCTGATGCTGCTGAAGCCCGAGTTCTTCAAGATGTTCACCAAGCGCACCATCAGCGACACCCAGAGCACCATCGGTGCCACCTACGCGCTCGCACTTGACAGCAAGGAGGAGGTCAACGACATCACGGGGAAGGCGTTGCAGAACGGCGCCACCGAGGAGATCGACGAGGATCGCCGCAAAATGGAGGAGGAAGCGGGCATGTACGGTCGCACCTTCATTGATCCCAATGGGTTCCAATGGGAACTGTTCTACATGCCCACACCGACGCAATAG